In Pseudopipra pipra isolate bDixPip1 chromosome 24, bDixPip1.hap1, whole genome shotgun sequence, a single genomic region encodes these proteins:
- the YTHDF2 gene encoding YTH domain-containing family protein 2 isoform X2 — translation MSASSLLEQRPKGQGNKVQNGSVHQKDGLNDDDFEPYLSPQARPNNAYTAMSDSYLPSYFSPSIGFSYSLGEAAWSTGGDPPMPYLTSYGQLSNGEPHFLPDAMFGQPGALGSTPFLGQHGFNFFPSGIDFSAWGNNSSQGQSTQSSGYSSNYAYAPSSLGGAMIDGQSAFASETLNKAPGMNTLDQGMAALKLGSTDVASSVPKVVGSAVGSGSITSNIVASSSLPPATIAPPKPASWADIASKPAKQQPKLKAKNGIAGSSLPPPPIKHNMDIGTWDNKGPVAKAPAQALVQNLAQQPAQAAPQPVGQQMAGSPPVAQAAGGQQPPAPLPVPPAQPAPLPVPPAQPTRWVAPRNRGGGFGQNGVDGNGVGTAQASSGSPSEPHPVLEKLRSINNYNPKDFDWNPKHGRVFIIKSYSEDDIHRSIKYNIWCSTEHGNKRLDAAYRSMNGKGPVYLLFSVNGSGHFCGVAEMKSAVDYNTCAGVWSQDKWKGRFDVRWIFVKDVPNSQLRHIRLENNENKPVTNSRDTQEVPLEKAKQVLKIIATYKHTTSIFDDFSHYEKRQEEEENVKKFQQQGIFHPTVEEQSQELQLLTVTVDAVLDF, via the exons ATGTCGGCCAGCAGCCTCCTGGAGCAG AGACCCAAGGGCCAAGGCAACAAAG TGCAAAACGGCTCTGTGCACCAGAAGGATGGGCTGAATGATGATGACTTTGAGCCCTACCTGAGCCCCCAGGCCCGCCCG AACAATGCATACACTGCAATGTCTGATTCCTACTTACCGAGCTACTTCAGCCCCTCCATCGGATTCTCCTACTCCCTAGGGGAGGCTGCCTGGTCCACGGGGGGAGACCCCCCCATGCCCTACCTGACCTCGTACGGACAGCTGAGCAACGGGGAGCCCCACTTCCTCCCCGACGCCATGTTCGGGCAGCCAGGGGCCCTGGGCAGCACCCCCTTCCTCGGGCAGCACGGCTTTAACTTCTTCCCCAGCGGGATCGACTTCTCAGCCTGGGGCAACAACAGTTCTCAGGGACAGTCCACTCAGAGCTCGGGCTACAGCAGCAACTACGCCTACGCCCCCAGCTCGCTGGGGGGGGCCATGATCGACGGGCAGTCGGCCTTCGCCAGCGAGACCCTGAACAAGGCCCCCGGCATGAACACCCTGGACCAGGGCATGGCGGCCCTCAAGCTGGGCAGCACAGACGTGGCCAGCAGCGTCCCCAAAGTGGTGGGCTCGGCCGTGGGCAGCGGCTCCATCACCAGTAACATCGTGGCCTCCAGCAGCCTCCCCCCGGCCACCATCGCGCCGCCCAAGCCGGCCTCGTGGGCCGACATCGCCAGCAAACCCGCCAAGCAGCAGCCCAAGCTCAAGGCCAAGAACGGCATCGCCGGGTCGAGTCTTCCGCCGCCCCCCATAAAACACAACATGGATATCGGCACCTGGGACAACAAAGGCCCCGTGGCCAAAGCCCCGGCGCAGGCCCTGGTGCAGAACCTCGCCCAGCAGCCGGCGCAGGCGGCCCCGCAGCCCGTGGGCCAGCAGATGGCCGGCAGCCCGCCGGTGGCCCAGGCTGCGGGCGGGCAGCAGCcgccggccccgctgcccgTGCCCCCGGCGCAGCCGGCCCCGCTGCCCGTGCCGCCGGCACAGCCCACCCGCTGGGTCGCCCCCCGCAACCGCGGCGGCGGCTTCGGCCAGAACGGCGTGGACGGTAACGGGGTGGGGACGGCCCAGGCCAGCTCCGGCTCCCCTTCGGAGCCGCACCCGGTCCTGGAGAAGCTGAGGTCCATCAACAACTACAACCCCAAGGATTTTGACTGGAACCCGAAGCACGGGCGGGTGTTCATCATTAAGAGCTACTCCGAGGACGATATCCACCGCTCCATCAAGTACAACATCTGGTGCAGCACGGAGCACGGCAACAAGAGACTGGACGCGGCCTATCGCTCCATGAACGGCAAGGGCCCCGTGTACTTACTGTTCAGTGTCAACGGTAGCGGCCACTTCTGCGGCGTGGCAGAGATGAAATCTGCTGTGGACTATAACACCTGTGCAGGGGTGTGGTCCCAGGACAAGTGGAAGGGACGCTTTGATGTCAGGTGGATTTTTGTGAAGGACGTTCCCAACAGCCAGCTGAGGCACATCCGCCTAGAGAACAACGAGAATAAACCAGTGACCAACTCCAGGGACACTCAGGAGGTGCCTCTGGAAAAGGCTAAGCAGGTGTTGAAAATCATTGCCACCTACAAGCACACCACCTCCATCTTTGATGACTTCTCACACTACGAGAAACGccaagaggaggaggaaaatgttaaaaag
- the GMEB1 gene encoding glucocorticoid modulatory element-binding protein 1 isoform X1, translated as MANAEVSVPVGDVVVVPSDGNEGENPEDTKTQVILQLQPVQQGIYQEGSEASAAVVAVETHTIHKLEEGIDPSTLETSEEIEIAYPITCGESKAILLWKKFVCPGINVKCVKFNDQLISPKHFVHLAGKSTLKDWKRAIRLGGIMLRKMMDSGQIDFYQHDKVCTNTCRSTKFDLLISSARAPVPGQQSVVQTPTSADGSITQIALSEESMEEGIEWNSALTAAVTMATEEGIKKDTDEISEDTLMFWKGIADVGLMEEVVCNIQKEIEEVLRGVQQRLGQSPFQMTDAAVLNNVAHTFGLMDTVKKVLDNRKNQTEQGEEQFLYTLADLERQLEEQKKLARDQKAKSQTIQNVVLMPVSAPKPPKRPRLQRPASATVLSPSTPLQQPQFTVISPITIAPVGQQFSVGNIPVATISQGSSPVTVHTLPSGSQLFRYATVVSSSSSSSSSSKTSSSDTVTLHPSSSLALLSSAAMQDSGALANVAAVVNPVELVAMESGITSTIQAVEGTSDDGQTIIEIDPAPDPEADADEPEGKAVILETELRTEEKVVGGDVEDHQHQGQGETGSLLDNPTGRNQPHTWCFCSGAALAPETLSERQ; from the exons ATGGCGAATGCCGAGGTGAGCGTCCCTGTGGGTGATGTGGTGGTTGTACCAAGTGACGGGAATGAAGGGGAGAACCCGGAGGATACCAAAACCCAGGTgatcctgcagctccagccggTGCAGCAAGG GATTTACCAGGAGGGCTCCGAGGCCAGTGCTGCCGTGGTGGCCGTGGAAACCCACACCATCCACAAGCTGGAAGAAGGGATTG ACCCCAGCACCCTGGAAACGAGCGAGGAGATCGAGATCGCCTACCCCATCACCTGCGGGGAGAGCAAGGCCATCCTGCTCTGGAAGAAGTTTGTCTGTCCAGGAATCAATGTCAAGTGTGTGAAG TTCAATGACCAGCTGATCAGCCCGAAGCATTTTGTTCACCTGGCTGGGAAATCCACCCTGAAGGACTGGAAAAGGGCCATTCGCCTCGGAGGGATCATGCTGAG GAAGATGATGGATTCGGGGCAGATTGACTTCTACCAGCACGACAAAGTTTGCACCAACACGTGTCGGAGCACCAAGTTTGATCTCCTGATCAGCAGTGCCCGAGCGCCGGTGCCGGGGCAGCAGAGCGTGGTGCAGACCCCAACCTCAGCTGATG GGAGCATCACCCAGATCGCGCTGTCGGAGGAGAGCATGGAGGAGGGCATCGAGTGGAACTCGGCTCTCACAGCTGCTGTCACCATGGCCACTGAGGAGGGCATCAAAAAGGACACTGATGAGATCTCAG AGGACACGCTGATGTTCTGGAAGGGAATAGCTGATGTGGGGCTGATGGAAGAGGTGGTGTGCAACATCCAGAAGGAGATAGAAGAAGTCCTAAGAGGGGTGCAGCAGAGGTTGGGGCAGTCTCCCTTCCAGATGACAG ATGCCGCTGTCCTGAACAACGTTGCCCACACATTTGGTCTAATGGACACAGTCAAGAAGGTTCTGGACAACAGGAAAAACCAGACAGAGCAAGGAGAGGAGCAGTTTCTTTACACACTAGCAG ACCTGGAGCGGCAGCTGGAAGAGCAGAAGAAACTCGCCAGGGACCAGAAGGCCAAGTCCCAGACCATCCAGAACGTGGTGCTGATGCCCGTGAGCGCTCCCAAGCCCCCCAAGAGACCCCGCCTGCAGCGCCCAGCCTCGGCCACCGTGCTGAGCCCCTCCAcccccctgcagcagccccagttCACCGTCATCTCCCCCATCACCATCGCGCCCGTCGGGCAGCAGTTCTCCGTGGGCAACATCCCCGTGGCCACCATCAGCCAGGGCTCCAGCCCCGTGACTGTGCACACGCTGCCCTCCGGCTCCCAGCTCTTCCGATACGCCACCGTggtgtcctcctcctcctcctcctcctcctcctccaagaCCAGCTCCTCGGACACGGTGACCCTGCACCCGTCCTCCAGCCTGGCGCTGCTGAGCTCGGCGGCCATGCAGGACAGCGGGGCCCTGGCCAACGTGGCGGCTGTGGTCAACCCCGTGGAGCTGGTGGCCATGGAGTCGGGCATCACCTCCACCATCCAGGCCGTGGAGGGCACCTCTGACGACGGGCAGACCATCATAGAGATCGACCCGGCGCCGGATCCCGAGGCGGATGCGGACGAGCCCGAGGGCAAAGCTGTGATCCTGGAGACGGAGCTGAGGACTGAGGAGAAAGTGGTGGGAGGAGACGTGGAGGACCACCAGCACCAG GGTCAAGGAGAGACTGGATCTCTGCTGGACAACCCAACTGGGAGGAACCAGCCACACACTTGGTGCTtctgctctggggctgccctggcccCAGAGACTTTATCTGAGAGACAATAA
- the YTHDF2 gene encoding YTH domain-containing family protein 2 isoform X1: MSASSLLEQRPKGQGNKVQNGSVHQKDGLNDDDFEPYLSPQARPNNAYTAMSDSYLPSYFSPSIGFSYSLGEAAWSTGGDPPMPYLTSYGQLSNGEPHFLPDAMFGQPGALGSTPFLGQHGFNFFPSGIDFSAWGNNSSQGQSTQSSGYSSNYAYAPSSLGGAMIDGQSAFASETLNKAPGMNTLDQGMAALKLGSTDVASSVPKVVGSAVGSGSITSNIVASSSLPPATIAPPKPASWADIASKPAKQQPKLKAKNGIAGSSLPPPPIKHNMDIGTWDNKGPVAKAPAQALVQNLAQQPAQAAPQPVGQQMAGSPPVAQAAGGQQPPAPLPVPPAQPAPLPVPPAQPTRWVAPRNRGGGFGQNGVDGNGVGTAQASSGSPSEPHPVLEKLRSINNYNPKDFDWNPKHGRVFIIKSYSEDDIHRSIKYNIWCSTEHGNKRLDAAYRSMNGKGPVYLLFSVNGSGHFCGVAEMKSAVDYNTCAGVWSQDKWKGRFDVRWIFVKDVPNSQLRHIRLENNENKPVTNSRDTQEVPLEKAKQVLKIIATYKHTTSIFDDFSHYEKRQEEEENVKKERQGRVK; this comes from the exons ATGTCGGCCAGCAGCCTCCTGGAGCAG AGACCCAAGGGCCAAGGCAACAAAG TGCAAAACGGCTCTGTGCACCAGAAGGATGGGCTGAATGATGATGACTTTGAGCCCTACCTGAGCCCCCAGGCCCGCCCG AACAATGCATACACTGCAATGTCTGATTCCTACTTACCGAGCTACTTCAGCCCCTCCATCGGATTCTCCTACTCCCTAGGGGAGGCTGCCTGGTCCACGGGGGGAGACCCCCCCATGCCCTACCTGACCTCGTACGGACAGCTGAGCAACGGGGAGCCCCACTTCCTCCCCGACGCCATGTTCGGGCAGCCAGGGGCCCTGGGCAGCACCCCCTTCCTCGGGCAGCACGGCTTTAACTTCTTCCCCAGCGGGATCGACTTCTCAGCCTGGGGCAACAACAGTTCTCAGGGACAGTCCACTCAGAGCTCGGGCTACAGCAGCAACTACGCCTACGCCCCCAGCTCGCTGGGGGGGGCCATGATCGACGGGCAGTCGGCCTTCGCCAGCGAGACCCTGAACAAGGCCCCCGGCATGAACACCCTGGACCAGGGCATGGCGGCCCTCAAGCTGGGCAGCACAGACGTGGCCAGCAGCGTCCCCAAAGTGGTGGGCTCGGCCGTGGGCAGCGGCTCCATCACCAGTAACATCGTGGCCTCCAGCAGCCTCCCCCCGGCCACCATCGCGCCGCCCAAGCCGGCCTCGTGGGCCGACATCGCCAGCAAACCCGCCAAGCAGCAGCCCAAGCTCAAGGCCAAGAACGGCATCGCCGGGTCGAGTCTTCCGCCGCCCCCCATAAAACACAACATGGATATCGGCACCTGGGACAACAAAGGCCCCGTGGCCAAAGCCCCGGCGCAGGCCCTGGTGCAGAACCTCGCCCAGCAGCCGGCGCAGGCGGCCCCGCAGCCCGTGGGCCAGCAGATGGCCGGCAGCCCGCCGGTGGCCCAGGCTGCGGGCGGGCAGCAGCcgccggccccgctgcccgTGCCCCCGGCGCAGCCGGCCCCGCTGCCCGTGCCGCCGGCACAGCCCACCCGCTGGGTCGCCCCCCGCAACCGCGGCGGCGGCTTCGGCCAGAACGGCGTGGACGGTAACGGGGTGGGGACGGCCCAGGCCAGCTCCGGCTCCCCTTCGGAGCCGCACCCGGTCCTGGAGAAGCTGAGGTCCATCAACAACTACAACCCCAAGGATTTTGACTGGAACCCGAAGCACGGGCGGGTGTTCATCATTAAGAGCTACTCCGAGGACGATATCCACCGCTCCATCAAGTACAACATCTGGTGCAGCACGGAGCACGGCAACAAGAGACTGGACGCGGCCTATCGCTCCATGAACGGCAAGGGCCCCGTGTACTTACTGTTCAGTGTCAACGGTAGCGGCCACTTCTGCGGCGTGGCAGAGATGAAATCTGCTGTGGACTATAACACCTGTGCAGGGGTGTGGTCCCAGGACAAGTGGAAGGGACGCTTTGATGTCAGGTGGATTTTTGTGAAGGACGTTCCCAACAGCCAGCTGAGGCACATCCGCCTAGAGAACAACGAGAATAAACCAGTGACCAACTCCAGGGACACTCAGGAGGTGCCTCTGGAAAAGGCTAAGCAGGTGTTGAAAATCATTGCCACCTACAAGCACACCACCTCCATCTTTGATGACTTCTCACACTACGAGAAACGccaagaggaggaggaaaatgttaaaaag
- the GMEB1 gene encoding glucocorticoid modulatory element-binding protein 1 isoform X2, translating into MANAEVSVPVGDVVVVPSDGNEGENPEDTKTQVILQLQPVQQGIYQEGSEASAAVVAVETHTIHKLEEGIDPSTLETSEEIEIAYPITCGESKAILLWKKFVCPGINVKCVKFNDQLISPKHFVHLAGKSTLKDWKRAIRLGGIMLRKMMDSGQIDFYQHDKVCTNTCRSTKFDLLISSARAPVPGQQSVVQTPTSADGSITQIALSEESMEEGIEWNSALTAAVTMATEEGIKKDTDEISEDTLMFWKGIADVGLMEEVVCNIQKEIEEVLRGVQQRLGQSPFQMTDAAVLNNVAHTFGLMDTVKKVLDNRKNQTEQGEEQFLYTLADLERQLEEQKKLARDQKAKSQTIQNVVLMPVSAPKPPKRPRLQRPASATVLSPSTPLQQPQFTVISPITIAPVGQQFSVGNIPVATISQGSSPVTVHTLPSGSQLFRYATVVSSSSSSSSSSKTSSSDTVTLHPSSSLALLSSAAMQDSGALANVAAVVNPVELVAMESGITSTIQAVEGTSDDGQTIIEIDPAPDPEADADEPEGKAVILETELRTEEKVVGGDVEDHQHQVHNVEIVVLED; encoded by the exons ATGGCGAATGCCGAGGTGAGCGTCCCTGTGGGTGATGTGGTGGTTGTACCAAGTGACGGGAATGAAGGGGAGAACCCGGAGGATACCAAAACCCAGGTgatcctgcagctccagccggTGCAGCAAGG GATTTACCAGGAGGGCTCCGAGGCCAGTGCTGCCGTGGTGGCCGTGGAAACCCACACCATCCACAAGCTGGAAGAAGGGATTG ACCCCAGCACCCTGGAAACGAGCGAGGAGATCGAGATCGCCTACCCCATCACCTGCGGGGAGAGCAAGGCCATCCTGCTCTGGAAGAAGTTTGTCTGTCCAGGAATCAATGTCAAGTGTGTGAAG TTCAATGACCAGCTGATCAGCCCGAAGCATTTTGTTCACCTGGCTGGGAAATCCACCCTGAAGGACTGGAAAAGGGCCATTCGCCTCGGAGGGATCATGCTGAG GAAGATGATGGATTCGGGGCAGATTGACTTCTACCAGCACGACAAAGTTTGCACCAACACGTGTCGGAGCACCAAGTTTGATCTCCTGATCAGCAGTGCCCGAGCGCCGGTGCCGGGGCAGCAGAGCGTGGTGCAGACCCCAACCTCAGCTGATG GGAGCATCACCCAGATCGCGCTGTCGGAGGAGAGCATGGAGGAGGGCATCGAGTGGAACTCGGCTCTCACAGCTGCTGTCACCATGGCCACTGAGGAGGGCATCAAAAAGGACACTGATGAGATCTCAG AGGACACGCTGATGTTCTGGAAGGGAATAGCTGATGTGGGGCTGATGGAAGAGGTGGTGTGCAACATCCAGAAGGAGATAGAAGAAGTCCTAAGAGGGGTGCAGCAGAGGTTGGGGCAGTCTCCCTTCCAGATGACAG ATGCCGCTGTCCTGAACAACGTTGCCCACACATTTGGTCTAATGGACACAGTCAAGAAGGTTCTGGACAACAGGAAAAACCAGACAGAGCAAGGAGAGGAGCAGTTTCTTTACACACTAGCAG ACCTGGAGCGGCAGCTGGAAGAGCAGAAGAAACTCGCCAGGGACCAGAAGGCCAAGTCCCAGACCATCCAGAACGTGGTGCTGATGCCCGTGAGCGCTCCCAAGCCCCCCAAGAGACCCCGCCTGCAGCGCCCAGCCTCGGCCACCGTGCTGAGCCCCTCCAcccccctgcagcagccccagttCACCGTCATCTCCCCCATCACCATCGCGCCCGTCGGGCAGCAGTTCTCCGTGGGCAACATCCCCGTGGCCACCATCAGCCAGGGCTCCAGCCCCGTGACTGTGCACACGCTGCCCTCCGGCTCCCAGCTCTTCCGATACGCCACCGTggtgtcctcctcctcctcctcctcctcctcctccaagaCCAGCTCCTCGGACACGGTGACCCTGCACCCGTCCTCCAGCCTGGCGCTGCTGAGCTCGGCGGCCATGCAGGACAGCGGGGCCCTGGCCAACGTGGCGGCTGTGGTCAACCCCGTGGAGCTGGTGGCCATGGAGTCGGGCATCACCTCCACCATCCAGGCCGTGGAGGGCACCTCTGACGACGGGCAGACCATCATAGAGATCGACCCGGCGCCGGATCCCGAGGCGGATGCGGACGAGCCCGAGGGCAAAGCTGTGATCCTGGAGACGGAGCTGAGGACTGAGGAGAAAGTGGTGGGAGGAGACGTGGAGGACCACCAGCACCAGGTCCATAACGTGGAGATTGTGGTCTTGGAGGACTAG